In a single window of the Acidobacteriaceae bacterium genome:
- the secF gene encoding protein translocase subunit SecF, with amino-acid sequence MPRKDKSDVEFFHDVNMDWLGKKWYFLGFSLIFSVAGVLSLAFWHHLPLSVDFTGGTQIGVRFDSTPNEDHIRAAMDKAGIHDAAIQRISGAGHSTNDVIVKLPLTSAMDAAHDQGRSEVENALAANYHDSGFTIQQVDIIGPTAGKQLQHQAWLATLYSLLGMLVYLWFRFELIYGVAAVVACLHDTLITVGAFSLTNQEISLTVIAAILTLIGYSMNDTIVVFDRIRENLAMNRREKLADVVNRSINQTLSRTVLTSGLTFLTVLSLFLFGGEVLHGFSFALVVGILIGTYSSIAVAAPMLVAYQDWRSKSGKTVTRKATLPAAKGVRR; translated from the coding sequence ATGCCGCGCAAGGATAAGAGCGACGTGGAATTTTTTCATGATGTAAATATGGACTGGCTGGGGAAGAAGTGGTACTTCCTGGGCTTCTCGCTGATCTTTTCAGTGGCGGGCGTTCTGAGCCTGGCGTTCTGGCACCATCTGCCGCTGAGCGTGGACTTCACGGGCGGCACACAGATCGGTGTGCGCTTTGATTCGACGCCGAACGAAGACCATATTCGCGCGGCGATGGACAAGGCGGGGATACACGATGCAGCGATTCAGCGCATCTCGGGTGCAGGGCACAGCACGAACGATGTGATCGTGAAGCTGCCGCTGACCTCGGCAATGGACGCGGCGCATGATCAGGGCCGCAGCGAAGTCGAGAACGCGCTGGCCGCGAACTATCACGACTCCGGCTTCACCATTCAGCAGGTGGACATCATCGGGCCGACGGCGGGCAAGCAGCTGCAGCATCAGGCGTGGCTGGCGACGCTTTACTCGCTGCTGGGGATGCTCGTTTACCTGTGGTTCCGGTTTGAGCTGATCTATGGTGTCGCGGCGGTGGTTGCGTGTCTCCACGACACGCTGATTACGGTGGGCGCGTTCTCGCTGACGAACCAGGAGATCTCGCTGACAGTGATCGCAGCGATCCTGACGCTGATCGGTTACTCGATGAATGACACGATCGTTGTGTTCGACCGTATCCGCGAAAACCTGGCGATGAACCGCCGCGAGAAGCTGGCGGACGTGGTGAACCGCTCGATCAACCAGACGCTGAGCCGGACGGTGCTGACCTCGGGACTGACATTCCTGACAGTGTTGAGCCTGTTCCTGTTCGGCGGCGAGGTGTTGCACGGATTCTCGTTTGCACTGGTGGTCGGCATTTTGATCGGAACGTACTCATCGATTGCCGTGGCGGCGCCGATGCTGGTGGCCTACCAGGACTGGAGATCGAAGAGCGGGAAGACCGTGACCAGGAAGGCGACGTTGCCGGCGGCCAAGGGAGTACGGCGCTAG